A genome region from Clostridium pasteurianum includes the following:
- the purH gene encoding bifunctional phosphoribosylaminoimidazolecarboxamide formyltransferase/IMP cyclohydrolase has protein sequence MIKRALISVFNKNGVLKLAKFLSEKGVEILSTGGTYKHLKENGIPVIEVSDVTGFDEILDGRVKTLHPKIHGGILAIRNNEEHMKTLKEKGITPIDMVVVNLYPFFDKVDSDISFQEKVEFIDIGGPTMIRAAAKNFQDVVVLTDVNDYDDVIDQIEKTGDVAYDTKKKLAGKVFNLMAAYDGAISRFLLEDKYPEYLSIPYKKKMDLRYGENPHQSATFYEAAVGTGAMKDFEQLNGKELSYNNIKDMDIAWKVVNEFDETVCCALKHNSPCGVAVGSTQVDAYKKAFECDPTSIFGGIVALNKPVDKASAEEMVKIFLEIVIAPDFEPDALEVLKTKKNLRVIKAHSKPSDNFELAKVDGAMLIQSSDNKLTDKLEVVTDSKPTDSEMKDMIFGMKVVKYVKSNAIVVVKNGAAVGIGGGQVNRIWPAKDAMERGEGATVLASDAFFPFDDIVEEAHKHGIKAIIQPGGSIRDKESIDGCNKYGISMVMTGVRHFKH, from the coding sequence ATGATAAAAAGAGCACTTATAAGCGTATTTAATAAAAATGGAGTCTTAAAACTTGCAAAATTTTTAAGCGAAAAAGGCGTAGAAATCCTTTCAACGGGTGGTACATATAAGCATCTTAAAGAAAATGGCATTCCAGTAATTGAAGTTTCAGATGTTACAGGTTTTGATGAAATTCTTGATGGAAGAGTAAAGACACTTCATCCTAAAATACATGGTGGAATTTTGGCTATAAGAAACAATGAAGAACATATGAAGACTTTAAAGGAAAAGGGAATAACTCCAATTGATATGGTAGTAGTTAATCTTTATCCTTTCTTCGATAAAGTTGATTCAGATATAAGCTTTCAGGAAAAGGTTGAGTTCATAGATATAGGCGGACCAACTATGATAAGAGCAGCAGCTAAAAACTTTCAGGATGTTGTAGTTTTAACTGATGTAAATGATTATGATGATGTAATTGATCAAATTGAAAAAACTGGTGACGTAGCTTACGATACAAAGAAGAAGTTAGCTGGAAAAGTGTTCAACTTAATGGCAGCTTATGATGGAGCTATAAGCAGATTCTTACTTGAAGATAAATATCCAGAATACCTTTCAATACCATATAAAAAGAAGATGGATTTAAGATATGGTGAAAATCCTCATCAATCAGCAACCTTTTATGAAGCAGCTGTTGGAACAGGAGCAATGAAGGATTTTGAGCAGCTTAATGGAAAAGAACTTTCTTATAATAATATAAAAGACATGGATATAGCCTGGAAAGTTGTAAATGAATTTGATGAAACTGTATGCTGTGCTTTAAAACACAACAGTCCATGTGGTGTTGCTGTAGGAAGTACTCAAGTTGATGCTTATAAAAAGGCATTCGAATGTGATCCTACTTCTATATTTGGAGGAATAGTTGCATTAAATAAACCTGTAGATAAGGCTTCAGCTGAGGAAATGGTTAAAATATTCCTTGAAATAGTTATAGCACCAGATTTTGAGCCTGATGCACTTGAAGTTTTAAAGACTAAGAAGAACTTAAGAGTTATAAAGGCACATTCAAAACCTTCAGATAATTTTGAACTTGCAAAAGTTGATGGGGCAATGTTAATTCAAAGTTCAGATAACAAACTTACAGACAAACTGGAAGTAGTTACAGATAGCAAACCAACAGATTCAGAAATGAAAGATATGATTTTTGGAATGAAAGTTGTAAAATACGTTAAATCCAATGCTATAGTTGTAGTAAAGAACGGAGCAGCTGTTGGAATTGGAGGAGGTCAAGTTAATAGAATTTGGCCTGCTAAGGATGCTATGGAAAGAGGAGAAGGTGCAACTGTACTTGCATCAGATGCATTCTTCCCGTTTGACGATATTGTTGAAGAGGCACATAAACACGGTATTAAAGCTATAATTCAGCCAGGTGGCTCCATAAGAGATAAGGAATCAATAGATGGCTGCAACAAATATGGAATCTCAATGGTTATGACAGGTGTAAGACATTTTAAACATTAA
- the purN gene encoding phosphoribosylglycinamide formyltransferase, which produces MYRIAVLVSGGGTDLQSIIDGIESGSIENASIEAVISDKKGAFAIERAKKHNINTYVFDRKEYKGHVCDEVLNLLDGKVDLIVLAGFLSILKGELINKFKNRIINIHPSLIPSFCGNGMYGMKVHEKAIEYGVKVSGCTVHFVDEGTDSGPIILQKPVEVLDDDTPETLQSRILEEEHKLLPKAVKFLAEGRVKIDGRHVKIVK; this is translated from the coding sequence ATGTATAGAATAGCTGTTCTAGTATCTGGTGGTGGAACAGATCTTCAATCCATAATTGATGGGATTGAAAGTGGAAGCATAGAGAATGCTTCCATCGAAGCTGTCATAAGCGATAAAAAAGGGGCATTTGCAATAGAAAGAGCAAAAAAGCATAATATAAATACTTATGTTTTTGATAGAAAAGAATACAAGGGGCATGTATGCGATGAAGTATTGAATTTACTTGATGGCAAAGTTGATTTGATAGTACTTGCAGGATTTCTTTCAATACTTAAAGGCGAATTAATTAATAAATTCAAAAACAGGATAATAAATATACATCCTTCACTTATTCCATCTTTTTGTGGGAATGGTATGTACGGAATGAAGGTTCATGAAAAAGCTATAGAATATGGGGTTAAGGTTTCTGGATGTACAGTTCATTTTGTTGATGAGGGGACAGATAGTGGACCAATCATTCTTCAAAAGCCAGTTGAAGTTTTGGATGATGATACTCCAGAAACTCTTCAAAGTAGAATTTTAGAAGAAGAACATAAGCTGCTTCCGAAGGCTGTAAAATTTTTAGCTGAGGGAAGAGTAAAAATAGATGGAAGACATGTTAAAATCGTTAAATAG
- the purM gene encoding phosphoribosylformylglycinamidine cyclo-ligase, whose protein sequence is MVTYKDSGVNIEEGYKSVKLMKEYAAKTFIPGVVNNLGSFAGMFEIGSGYKNPVLVSGTDGVGTKLAVAFATKKYDTVGIDCTAMCVNDILCHGAKPIFFLDYIACGKLEAEVASDLVKGVSDGCSQAGCALIGGETAEMPGFYKEGEYDLAGFSVGIVDKDKIIDGSKIEDGNVLIGIASSGIHSNGYSLVRKLITDFDEDFNGKKMGEELLTPTKIYVKPVLKLLENFDIRGMAHITGGGFYENVPRMFKGDFTAVINKEKLQIPEIFKHIMTLGVDEDHMFNTFNMGIGFVICAAKEDAEGIIASLKESGETAYEIGYVKAGGNGVCIE, encoded by the coding sequence ATGGTAACATATAAGGATAGTGGAGTAAACATAGAAGAAGGATATAAATCAGTAAAACTTATGAAAGAATATGCTGCTAAGACCTTTATTCCAGGAGTTGTTAATAATCTTGGAAGTTTCGCAGGTATGTTTGAAATAGGAAGTGGATACAAGAATCCTGTTTTAGTGTCTGGAACTGATGGAGTTGGAACAAAACTTGCAGTAGCTTTTGCAACAAAAAAATATGACACTGTTGGAATAGATTGTACTGCTATGTGTGTAAATGATATTTTATGCCACGGTGCAAAACCAATATTTTTTCTTGATTATATTGCATGCGGTAAACTTGAAGCAGAAGTTGCATCAGACCTTGTTAAAGGAGTTTCTGACGGTTGTAGCCAGGCAGGATGTGCATTAATTGGCGGTGAAACAGCTGAAATGCCAGGCTTCTATAAAGAAGGAGAATATGATTTAGCTGGTTTTTCAGTTGGAATTGTAGATAAAGATAAAATAATAGACGGAAGCAAAATTGAAGATGGCAACGTACTTATTGGAATTGCATCTTCGGGAATACACAGCAACGGATATTCACTTGTAAGAAAGCTTATAACTGATTTTGATGAGGATTTTAATGGTAAGAAAATGGGAGAAGAATTATTAACTCCTACTAAAATATATGTAAAACCTGTACTTAAACTTTTAGAAAATTTTGATATAAGGGGTATGGCTCATATAACTGGGGGCGGTTTTTATGAAAATGTACCAAGAATGTTCAAGGGAGATTTTACAGCAGTAATAAATAAAGAAAAACTTCAGATTCCAGAGATATTTAAGCATATAATGACACTTGGGGTAGATGAAGACCATATGTTTAATACATTTAATATGGGCATTGGTTTTGTTATATGTGCTGCAAAAGAAGATGCAGAGGGGATAATAGCGTCTCTTAAAGAATCTGGAGAAACTGCGTATGAAATTGGATATGTAAAGGCCGGAGGTAATGGAGTATGTATAGAATAG
- the purF gene encoding amidophosphoribosyltransferase, with protein MVNKQCTAEREDLDKFKEECGVFGIFSNKDIDASKLTYYGLYALQHRGQESAGIAVSNGKELSVYKNMGLVADVFNPEIIDSLVGNAAIGHVRYSTTGGSNVNNAQPIMSNFKLGQIAIAHNGNLVNADVIRELLQDGGTMFQTAIDTEVILNLIARGAKKGIERAVVDAIQAIKGSYAIVILTNDKLIGVRDPNGIRPLCIGKLDDSYVICSESCALDTVGAEFVRDVNPGEIVIVDKDGLKSINFAEKTKCETCSFEYIYFARPDSVIDGIDVNRSRELAGEQLYKDSPVEADIVIGVPDSGIPAAIGYSRASGIPYTLGLIKNKYIGRTFIAPTQELRERAVSIKLNPVRSIIQGKRVVLIDDSIVRGTTSKRLVDLVRAAGAKEVHFRVSSPMVKYPCYFGIDTPYRKDLIAAHKTVEEIGEFIGADSLGYLSIDALLKTLGENKKFCLGCFSGVYPVSAPMEAEKERLEV; from the coding sequence ATGGTAAACAAACAGTGTACAGCTGAACGTGAAGATCTAGATAAGTTTAAAGAAGAATGCGGCGTTTTTGGTATATTTTCTAATAAAGATATAGATGCCTCAAAGCTTACTTACTATGGCTTATATGCACTTCAGCATAGAGGGCAAGAAAGCGCAGGCATTGCTGTTTCTAATGGTAAGGAACTTTCAGTTTATAAGAACATGGGTCTTGTGGCAGATGTATTTAATCCTGAGATCATAGATTCATTGGTTGGAAATGCTGCTATAGGTCATGTAAGATATTCCACAACAGGTGGAAGTAATGTGAATAATGCACAACCTATAATGAGTAACTTTAAATTGGGTCAAATTGCAATTGCTCATAATGGAAATCTTGTTAATGCAGATGTTATAAGGGAGCTTTTGCAGGATGGCGGAACTATGTTTCAAACTGCTATTGATACTGAAGTAATATTAAACCTTATAGCAAGAGGAGCCAAAAAGGGTATAGAAAGAGCCGTAGTAGATGCAATTCAAGCAATTAAAGGTTCTTATGCAATTGTAATACTTACTAATGATAAGCTTATAGGAGTAAGAGATCCAAACGGTATAAGACCGCTGTGCATTGGAAAACTTGATGATAGTTATGTAATTTGTTCTGAAAGCTGTGCTCTTGATACTGTTGGAGCTGAGTTTGTACGTGATGTAAATCCAGGAGAAATAGTAATAGTAGATAAAGATGGACTTAAGAGCATAAATTTTGCAGAAAAAACTAAATGTGAAACTTGTTCCTTTGAATATATTTATTTTGCAAGACCGGACAGTGTAATTGATGGAATAGATGTAAATAGATCAAGAGAACTTGCAGGTGAACAGCTTTATAAGGATTCTCCAGTGGAAGCTGATATAGTAATCGGAGTTCCAGATTCAGGAATACCGGCTGCAATTGGTTATTCAAGAGCTTCAGGAATACCATATACATTGGGGTTAATAAAGAATAAGTACATTGGAAGAACTTTTATAGCACCTACTCAGGAACTTAGAGAAAGAGCTGTATCTATTAAACTAAATCCTGTGAGATCTATAATACAAGGCAAAAGAGTTGTTTTGATAGATGATTCCATAGTAAGAGGAACTACAAGTAAAAGACTTGTTGATCTAGTCAGAGCAGCGGGAGCTAAGGAAGTCCATTTTAGAGTGTCTTCTCCTATGGTAAAATATCCATGCTATTTTGGAATAGATACTCCATATAGGAAGGATTTAATTGCTGCACATAAAACCGTTGAAGAAATAGGAGAATTTATAGGGGCAGACAGTTTAGGATATTTAAGTATTGATGCTCTTTTAAAAACTCTTGGTGAAAATAAAAAGTTTTGTCTTGGATGCTTTAGCGGAGTATATCCTGTATCAGCACCAATGGAAGCTGAAAAAGAAAGACTTGAAGTATAA
- the purC gene encoding phosphoribosylaminoimidazolesuccinocarboxamide synthase, which translates to MEKKEMIYEGKAKKVYATDDADKVVIYYKDDATAFNGEKKGQIEDKGVLNNTITSMLFELLEKHGVKTHFEKKLSEREQLCKKVQIVPLEVIVRNVAAGSMAKRLGLKEGTELKTTVFELSYKDDELGDPLINDTHAVAIGATTFDELKKIYAMTKTVNDVLKEFFHKQGIKLIDFKIEFGRFHDEVLLADEISPDTCRLWDEKTNEKLDKDRFRRDLGNVKEAYIEILKRISGK; encoded by the coding sequence ATGGAAAAAAAAGAAATGATATATGAAGGAAAAGCTAAAAAGGTATACGCTACAGATGATGCAGATAAAGTTGTAATATATTATAAAGATGATGCTACAGCATTTAACGGAGAAAAAAAAGGACAAATTGAAGACAAAGGAGTTCTTAATAACACTATAACATCAATGCTTTTTGAATTGCTTGAAAAACACGGTGTTAAAACTCACTTTGAAAAGAAATTAAGTGAAAGAGAACAGCTTTGTAAGAAAGTTCAAATAGTACCTCTTGAAGTTATAGTTAGAAATGTAGCAGCAGGAAGTATGGCAAAAAGACTTGGACTTAAAGAAGGAACTGAACTTAAGACAACTGTTTTTGAATTATCTTATAAAGATGATGAATTAGGAGATCCTCTTATAAATGACACACATGCTGTTGCAATAGGAGCTACAACTTTTGATGAACTTAAAAAAATCTATGCTATGACTAAGACAGTAAATGATGTTCTAAAAGAGTTTTTCCATAAACAAGGAATTAAATTAATAGATTTTAAAATAGAGTTTGGAAGATTTCATGATGAAGTTTTACTTGCAGATGAGATATCACCAGATACATGCAGATTATGGGATGAAAAGACAAACGAAAAGTTAGATAAAGATAGATTTAGAAGAGATTTAGGAAATGTAAAAGAAGCATACATTGAAATTCTTAAAAGAATAAGTGGAAAATAA
- the purE gene encoding 5-(carboxyamino)imidazole ribonucleotide mutase: MKVAIIFGSKSDTEKMKGAANALKEFDIEYKAYVLSAHRVPEKLTEVIKSLENDGFECIIAGAGLAAHLPGVIASQTTLPVIGVPINAALDGLDALFSIVQMPKNIPVATVGINNSYNAGMLAVQILSIKYPEIKEKLVKFRQDMKEKFIKDNGEGVQL, from the coding sequence ATGAAAGTTGCTATTATATTTGGAAGCAAATCAGATACTGAAAAAATGAAAGGTGCAGCAAATGCACTTAAAGAGTTTGACATTGAGTATAAGGCTTACGTATTATCAGCCCACAGAGTACCAGAGAAATTAACTGAGGTTATTAAGAGCCTTGAAAATGATGGATTTGAATGCATAATTGCAGGTGCAGGATTAGCAGCACACCTTCCAGGGGTTATTGCTTCTCAAACTACACTTCCAGTTATAGGAGTTCCTATAAATGCGGCACTTGATGGACTTGATGCTTTGTTTTCAATCGTTCAGATGCCTAAAAATATACCAGTTGCAACTGTTGGAATAAATAACAGTTATAATGCAGGAATGCTTGCAGTACAAATACTTTCGATTAAGTATCCTGAAATTAAAGAAAAGCTTGTTAAATTCAGACAAGACATGAAAGAAAAATTCATAAAGGATAATGGAGAAGGAGTGCAATTATAA
- a CDS encoding small, acid-soluble spore protein, alpha/beta type — MSRNHRVLIPGAKYGLQKLKMEASKELAKNNIKNPENPQYNLGGQMVKDMIKNVENNMK; from the coding sequence ATGTCTAGAAATCACAGAGTACTAATACCAGGTGCCAAATATGGACTTCAGAAATTGAAAATGGAGGCTTCAAAAGAATTGGCTAAAAATAATATAAAAAATCCAGAAAATCCTCAATATAATCTTGGAGGACAGATGGTTAAAGATATGATTAAAAATGTAGAAAATAACATGAAATAA
- the msrA gene encoding peptide-methionine (S)-S-oxide reductase MsrA, with protein MKEIVFAGGCFWGVEAYFNTIDGVISTRVGYANGHTENPTYKEVCENTTGYAEACYIKYDEKKVTLEKLLEAYWKVVDPTIKDRQGHDLGTQYRTGVYYIDKGDLDVILKSKEEEQKKYKAPIVTEFLPLKNFYDAEEYHQKYLDKNPNGYCHIPRELLKKN; from the coding sequence ATGAAAGAAATAGTATTTGCAGGAGGATGTTTTTGGGGTGTTGAAGCATATTTTAATACAATTGATGGAGTTATCAGCACTAGAGTAGGATATGCCAATGGACATACAGAAAATCCAACATATAAAGAAGTTTGTGAAAATACCACTGGTTATGCTGAAGCCTGCTATATTAAGTATGATGAAAAGAAAGTTACATTAGAAAAACTTTTAGAGGCATATTGGAAGGTAGTAGATCCAACTATAAAAGATAGGCAGGGACATGATTTAGGAACACAATATCGTACTGGAGTTTATTATATAGATAAAGGTGATTTAGATGTCATATTAAAATCTAAGGAAGAGGAACAGAAAAAATATAAAGCTCCAATCGTAACTGAGTTTTTACCTTTAAAGAATTTTTATGATGCAGAAGAGTATCATCAAAAGTATTTAGATAAAAATCCTAATGGGTACTGCCATATTCCAAGAGAACTATTAAAGAAGAACTAA
- a CDS encoding TetR/AcrR family transcriptional regulator, translating into MNRNGSEEMSIFTDEKREKIKIRLLEIGINMIKQKGIKKMIIDDVTEGANIGKGTFYHFFKSKEDYVYKVIRFNKEKILEYINNAIEEKGGIDKETFLNLLQKFSFTSGDNVISFITREDEEWLKKKLPKETKLDTDEEDHIAALIFGHAIGAKQNLNYHVIENILKIMAITSENKDELHEDALEQNLLMMMNMLCNYIYEN; encoded by the coding sequence ATGAATAGAAATGGAAGTGAAGAAATGTCGATATTTACTGATGAAAAGAGAGAAAAAATAAAAATAAGGTTGCTTGAAATAGGAATTAATATGATTAAACAAAAGGGTATCAAAAAAATGATTATTGACGATGTTACTGAAGGTGCCAATATAGGCAAGGGAACTTTTTATCATTTTTTTAAGTCAAAGGAAGATTATGTGTATAAGGTCATTAGGTTTAACAAAGAGAAGATATTAGAGTACATTAATAATGCTATTGAAGAAAAAGGCGGAATTGATAAAGAGACTTTTTTAAATTTACTACAAAAGTTTTCTTTTACTAGTGGAGACAATGTTATTTCTTTTATAACAAGAGAGGATGAAGAGTGGTTAAAGAAAAAACTACCTAAAGAAACTAAGCTAGATACTGATGAGGAAGACCATATTGCGGCTCTAATTTTTGGACATGCAATTGGAGCAAAACAAAATTTAAACTATCATGTTATTGAAAACATACTTAAAATTATGGCTATAACATCAGAAAATAAGGATGAATTACATGAAGATGCATTAGAACAGAATCTTTTAATGATGATGAATATGTTGTGCAATTATATTTATGAGAATTAG
- a CDS encoding DUF1097 domain-containing protein, translating into MKKLKREVFILAFCIALFPPIWAVLAPHIGVTTGAVALICAGLYVTNGNKVSDAVKISLGFLMGDFWAVFALFIMNYLPFNKDINLFITLFILGGLGVIISALLERWIFCPALLCGWAIGLTILAPVGYGRLGTLPIQIGAAMLVGVWYVGVGVNKIQIGIEKCLEGKNKNE; encoded by the coding sequence ATGAAAAAGTTAAAGCGAGAGGTGTTTATATTAGCTTTTTGCATTGCGCTATTTCCACCAATATGGGCAGTGCTTGCACCACACATAGGTGTTACAACTGGTGCAGTTGCACTTATTTGTGCGGGCTTATATGTGACAAATGGAAATAAAGTTTCAGATGCTGTTAAAATTTCTTTGGGTTTTTTAATGGGAGATTTTTGGGCAGTATTTGCACTCTTTATTATGAATTATTTGCCTTTCAATAAAGACATAAATTTATTTATAACGCTTTTTATTTTAGGTGGACTTGGAGTGATAATTTCAGCATTGTTAGAAAGATGGATTTTTTGCCCAGCACTGCTTTGCGGGTGGGCAATTGGTCTTACAATACTTGCACCGGTAGGATATGGAAGGTTAGGAACACTTCCAATTCAGATAGGTGCAGCTATGCTTGTTGGGGTGTGGTATGTTGGAGTTGGAGTTAATAAAATTCAAATTGGAATAGAAAAGTGTTTGGAAGGAAAAAATAAAAATGAGTAA
- a CDS encoding DAPG hydrolase family protein yields the protein MKDVTPEMIDWWFGWHPIGSDLRYKIWDRDDHYYARADKPEYVKDPKVPCSQKTWGVNHSILEDIGMGPDPIILCFKKPSDLGYDMSKIGTKGCAAMVCAVGEGKAPALMTHKCIKVDGGVMFESRFWMGYGLKEGKVVKLIPDGVAISDIMPKMLFGHNIKEFANLAAILPKVYAEEKDNW from the coding sequence ATGAAAGATGTTACGCCAGAAATGATTGATTGGTGGTTTGGTTGGCATCCAATAGGAAGTGATTTACGTTATAAAATTTGGGACAGAGATGATCATTATTACGCAAGAGCAGATAAACCTGAATATGTAAAAGATCCTAAAGTGCCTTGCAGTCAGAAAACTTGGGGAGTAAATCATAGTATTTTAGAGGACATTGGTATGGGACCAGATCCGATTATACTTTGCTTTAAAAAGCCTAGCGATTTAGGTTATGATATGAGTAAAATTGGTACAAAAGGTTGTGCCGCCATGGTTTGTGCAGTAGGAGAGGGAAAGGCTCCAGCTTTAATGACACATAAATGCATAAAAGTAGACGGTGGTGTTATGTTTGAATCAAGATTTTGGATGGGATATGGACTTAAAGAAGGAAAGGTTGTAAAGCTAATTCCTGATGGAGTAGCAATATCTGATATAATGCCTAAGATGCTATTTGGACATAACATTAAAGAATTTGCCAATCTTGCAGCAATACTCCCTAAAGTATATGCAGAAGAGAAGGACAACTGGTAA